From the Lactobacillus johnsonii genome, the window AAGCTTAAGTAACTCAGTAAGCACGAGTGAGAGCTTGAGCAACTCAGTATCAATGAATAAGAGTCAATCTAGATCAACACCGAATAACAGTAGTACTCAATCTACTTCTACTGATACGCTTCAGCCAAAACATAAAAATGCTGAATCTGTAGATAAGGCAGCTAAGAAAGATCACCGTAGAGGTAAATTGCCTCAAACTGGTGCAGAATCAAATTCAAGCTTCTTGGGATTAATGATCGCTGCTTTAGGTGGATTGCTTGGCTTCAGACGTAAGAAACGTAAAGATGAAGATAAAGATTAATAGATCTTAAATATAATAAATAAAGCCTCGACTTCCTTTTCTGGAAACTCGAGGCTTTGTTTTTATTAATATGAAGAAAAGCATAAATATTAAGCTATAATAGGTTTAAATATGTTGTAACCATGTAGTAAGAAAACAATGAGAGGACAGCACATGGAAAAAATCTCAGTAATTATCCCGGTATATAACGATGAAAAATATTTAGCTCAATGCTTAGATAGTGTCTTAAGGCAGACTTATTCTAATCTAGAAATTATTTTAGTAGACGATGGATCTACAGATAGTACACCTGAATTATGTGAAAAATACCGTGAAAAATATGCCAACATAAGAATTTTACACAAGAAAAATGGTGGAGTAGGCTCAAGCCGTAATGCTGGTCTTGAAATGGCAACTGGTGAATATATTTTGTTTGTAGATCATGATGATTTGCTGGGTGAAACCCATATTGAAGAACTTTATAAGCTGTTGAAAAAGAATGATGCAGATATTGCTGTAGGAAATTTTAATCATTTTATTGAAGAAAAAAGAGCATATGGGATTTGGCTTAAAGAAGATGATTACTTTGAAAAGACCTACACTCCAGAAGAATGGTTTACTGTAGAATATGAGACAGTACCTTATAATATGTCCATCATTTTTGCTGTGCCATGGGCAAAATTATATAAAAAATCTCTTTTTGAAAATATAGTTTATCCCATTAATGCTCGCGTAGAAGATGATCTAACTACATGGAAAATATACTTATTAGCAGATAAAATTGCATACATGAATAAAGCAATTTATACGCACCGTATTTTTGAAAATAGTGTCTCTGCACAGGCTAATAAGACTGCCGTTTTCCCTTTAGAAGCTGTGGAAGAAAGAATAAGTTTGTTAAGTCAGCTCGGTTTTGATATTACAACAGAAATTGAAGCATATCACTATCGTCTAAATATTTGTATCGATACAGCATTAAAGGACGGGGATTACTTGAAATATCGTAATGCCAAGCAGAAACTGGCGATCTTGAAGAAGTATAAAAAAATATAGTTTATTAAAAATAAAACTCCCTGAGAATAAATAAAATTCTCAGGGAGTTTTTAGTTAATTATTGTATTGAGCTTTTACCACAGCATCAACTAATGCTTTCTTAGTAAAGTAACCATTACGAATTAAACTACCAAAATTATTAACGCTATCAACCAATTGCTTATAGTCTTCATCATTAATTTGAAGAACTTTGGCTTGAGCTTCATCTAGACTGTCAGCAATAATGCCTAGATGTTTATTTTTTATAGTTTCAGCTTCTGGAGTAGTGCTATTTACGATAATTGGCAAGCCTGCTGCTAAGTAGGTGCTAAGTTTGTAAGAAGCATTTACTTTCATATATTCAGACCAATATGGTTCCTCAGACCAAACTAAACCAAATCCACCAGTTTGACGTAATTCTTCTAATAGAACAGGATCATGTTTCCAGCCAGTAAATTCAACGTTGTGTTCGGGATCGTTCTTTACTGGATCTGAATAAACTTTTAATTTTACATTTTGACAGTCCCATTTTTTTACAAAATCAAATTTTTCTGCATTACCTGCGAAATTAATTACTTTATTGTTTTCAGGAGTAATGAAGTAGTTTACCGTTGCTGGATGATCCCAAAAATGTTGTACCACATAAGGTTTTTCCTCTAATCCATTTTCTCTTAAAAGATCATACATTTTTTTTGAAGGTACAATTAAAACATCAGCCTTATTATAGTAGTCAATATATTGAGGCATCAGATAGCGATTAACTTCAAACATTAGTGGAATTACATCATGAATAAAGATGATTTTTTTAATATTAGGATAAAGATTGATATGGTCAATCAGTGCTTGATCCCATTCAATCGCGATCCAACTAGGAGATTGAAAAATGACAGTATCACCACCGTTAAGGGAAGCAATAATCCCATCAAAACGGGTGCTTCTTGCTTGTAGTGGTTCTTCTGTCCAATGATAAACATAAATTCCAAATTCATTCATGCCTAATTGTTTTGCAAAATCTACAACCATATTTTGGGCATTCTGAGCCACACTATTCATGGCCATTCCATTTATATTTGTAATATGAACTGTCATCATATTTCTCCTTTGAAATTCCTCTTTTCTTAAGTATAAGAAAGAAAAAAATTTTTTACAACACAGGCCTTATTTAATCATTGAGAGTATATTTAAAAGCTATTTTTAAACATTTCTTTTTTAAGTAAGTATTAGATATAATTAGAGCCCCATGTCTAACATTTTGTCTACGCTCAATAGTTTAGAAGGAGTGAATAAGCAAATAATAGTAGATACTTATAAAGATACAAAACAAAAAACATTCAGTTTGCTTTTGTTGCAATCTGAATGTTTTTTAAGTTCTAATAATTATTAGCTAGAGCACCCATTGGATCCCAAGGAAGTAATTGAATTGGATCTTTACTGCCGGCCTCAAATGTTTTCTTCAAGTCATCGCTAAGGTATTTCTTGTTGATAACTGCTTGGTAAACGAACTTATCAAACCAACTGTCACTCATTACAAAGTAACCCTTAAATCCAGGCTTTTCACCCCAAGAATTTTCAATCTTCCACTTAGTTGGCTTGCCATCTACTAAATCAACACCTGTAATAACCATTGCGTGGTCCATCATACTTTCGCCTGAATCAAGCATGTCAGC encodes:
- a CDS encoding glycosyltransferase family 2 protein, with amino-acid sequence MEKISVIIPVYNDEKYLAQCLDSVLRQTYSNLEIILVDDGSTDSTPELCEKYREKYANIRILHKKNGGVGSSRNAGLEMATGEYILFVDHDDLLGETHIEELYKLLKKNDADIAVGNFNHFIEEKRAYGIWLKEDDYFEKTYTPEEWFTVEYETVPYNMSIIFAVPWAKLYKKSLFENIVYPINARVEDDLTTWKIYLLADKIAYMNKAIYTHRIFENSVSAQANKTAVFPLEAVEERISLLSQLGFDITTEIEAYHYRLNICIDTALKDGDYLKYRNAKQKLAILKKYKKI
- a CDS encoding sugar transferase — encoded protein: MTVHITNINGMAMNSVAQNAQNMVVDFAKQLGMNEFGIYVYHWTEEPLQARSTRFDGIIASLNGGDTVIFQSPSWIAIEWDQALIDHINLYPNIKKIIFIHDVIPLMFEVNRYLMPQYIDYYNKADVLIVPSKKMYDLLRENGLEEKPYVVQHFWDHPATVNYFITPENNKVINFAGNAEKFDFVKKWDCQNVKLKVYSDPVKNDPEHNVEFTGWKHDPVLLEELRQTGGFGLVWSEEPYWSEYMKVNASYKLSTYLAAGLPIIVNSTTPEAETIKNKHLGIIADSLDEAQAKVLQINDEDYKQLVDSVNNFGSLIRNGYFTKKALVDAVVKAQYNN